The Apium graveolens cultivar Ventura chromosome 6, ASM990537v1, whole genome shotgun sequence genome contains a region encoding:
- the LOC141664302 gene encoding serine/threonine-protein kinase Nek2-like isoform X1: MEQYEVLEQIGKGAFGSALLVRHKLEKKKYVLKKIRLARQTDRTRRSAHQEMELISRMRNPFIVEYKDSWVEKGCYVCIIIGYCEGGDMAGVIKKANGVLFSEEKLCRWLVQLLMALDYLHTNHVLHRDVKCSNIFLTKDQDIRLGDFGLAKMLTSDDLASSVVGTPSHMCPELLADIPYGSKSDIWSMGCCIYEMAAHKPAFKAFDMQALINKINKSIVAPLPAKFSGALRGLIKSMLRKNPELRPSASELLRHQHLQPYVLKIHLKINTPRRNSLPNYWPETDYVKKTRFAVSEIPRAMHRDKRLSYSNDRTLNPSISLHEDESPVYRRRIQNTPRYNRQGVSALSSGNEHGETVISKAFTTKASVVTRSPGYPQKKASGPPKRADMTKKTEPLPVSRTTTKKSAVSNRRASLPLTRNTVQESPCRANTDIFDSFVSPNVSVNAPRIDKMIELPLASNEDSYIRRRRTSLTSAQGSTTSPQGDHLTMKDKCIVSDETSARLSVADALHGSECSDQDATAGASSKTSSDQRQHRFDTSSHQQRAEALEGLLEFSARLLNEARFDELGVLLKPFGPGKVSPRETAIWLAKSFKENTAHQEDQYQ; the protein is encoded by the exons ATGGAGCAGTATGAAGTACTAGAGCAGATTGGCAAGGGAGCTTTTGGCTCTGCCCTTCTTGTGAGGCACAAGCTTGAAAAGAAAAA GTATGTTTTGAAGAAGATACGTCTTGCCCGGCAGACTGACAGGACTCGTAGGTCAGCGCATCAGGAG ATGGAACTTATCTCCAGAATGAGGAATCCTTTTATTGTGGAGTATAAGGATTCATGGGTGGAGAAG GGCTGCTATGTTTGTATAATCATAGGCTATTGTGAAGGAGGAGACAT GGCAGGAGTAATAAAGAAAGCCAACGGGGTTCTATTCTCTGAAGAG AAGCTTTGCAGGTGGCTGGTTCAACTTCTAATGGCGCTCGATTATTTGCATACTAATCACGTCCTTCACCGCGATGTTAAG TGCTCAAATATCTTTCTTACAAAAGATCAAGATATTCGCCTTG GTGATTTTGGACTGGCCAAGATGCTGACTTCTGATGATCTTGCTTCTTCT GTCGTTGGGACCCCAAGTCATATGTGCCCCGAGCTTCTTGCTGATATACCTTATGGTTCAAAGTCAGACATATGGTCTATGG GATGTTGTATATATGAGATGGCTGCCCACAAGCCTGCATTCAAAGCATTT GACATGCAAGCACTGATCAACAAGATAAACAAGTCAATTGTGGCACCCCTGCCAGCCAAATTTAGTGGAGCACT TCGAGGTCTCATCAAAAGTATGCTGCGGAAAAACCCAGAACTTCGGCCAAGT GCTTCTGAACTTCTCAGACACCAACACCTTCAACCTTATGTGCTCAAGATTCATCTCAAGATTAATACCCCTAGGCGCAATAGCTTACCAAACTACTGGCCCGAAACCGACTATGTAAAGAAAACCAGATTCGCAGTGTCAGAAATTCCACGAGCCATGCACAGAGATAAGAGGCTGTCTTACAGCAATGACAGGACACTGAATCCTAGCATATCATTACATGAAGATGAGTCTCCTGTTTATCGTCGTCGGATTCAAAACACTCCTAGATATAACAGACAAGGAGTTTCTGCGCTATCCAGTGGAAATGAGCATGGAGAGACAGTAATTAGCAAGGCATTTACTACAAAAGCTTCGGTTGTCACTAGGAGTCCAGGATATCCTCAAAAGAAAGCTTCTGGTCCTCCTAAAAGAGCAGATATGACAAAAAAAACTGAACCG CTACCAGTTTCAAGAACTACGACGAAAAAATCAGCTGTTTCAAATCGTAGAGCATCTTTGCCATTGacaagaaatacagttcaagaATCTCCATGCAGGGCCAATACTGATATCTTTGATAGTTTTGTTTCTCCAAATGTCTCTGTCAACGCTCCTCGTATTGACAAAATGATTGAACTTCCTTTAGCATCAAATGAAGACTCCTACATTCGACGTCGTAGAACATCGTTGACCTCAGCACAAGGCTCCACTACCTCTCCGCAAGGTGATCATTTGACCATGAAGGATAAATGTATTGTTTCTGATGAAACATCTGCCAGACTTAGTGTGGCAGATGCTTTGCACGGTAGTGAATGTTCTGATCAAGATGCCACAGCAGGAGCGTCAAGCAAAACATCCTCAGACCAAAGGCAACATCGTTTTGACACCTCTTCTCACCAGCAGCGTGCTGAAGCGTTGGAGGGATTGCTTGAATTCAGTGCAAGATTGTTAAACGAGGCACGCTTTGATGAACTTGGAGTGTTGTTGAAGCCATTTGGTCCTGGCAAGGTTTCCCCTAGAGAAACTGCTATTTGGTTGGCCAAGAGCTTCAAGGAGAATACAGCTCATCAGGAAGATCAATACCAGTGA
- the LOC141664302 gene encoding serine/threonine-protein kinase Nek2-like isoform X2 produces the protein MALDYLHTNHVLHRDVKCSNIFLTKDQDIRLGDFGLAKMLTSDDLASSVVGTPSHMCPELLADIPYGSKSDIWSMGCCIYEMAAHKPAFKAFDMQALINKINKSIVAPLPAKFSGALRGLIKSMLRKNPELRPSASELLRHQHLQPYVLKIHLKINTPRRNSLPNYWPETDYVKKTRFAVSEIPRAMHRDKRLSYSNDRTLNPSISLHEDESPVYRRRIQNTPRYNRQGVSALSSGNEHGETVISKAFTTKASVVTRSPGYPQKKASGPPKRADMTKKTEPLPVSRTTTKKSAVSNRRASLPLTRNTVQESPCRANTDIFDSFVSPNVSVNAPRIDKMIELPLASNEDSYIRRRRTSLTSAQGSTTSPQGDHLTMKDKCIVSDETSARLSVADALHGSECSDQDATAGASSKTSSDQRQHRFDTSSHQQRAEALEGLLEFSARLLNEARFDELGVLLKPFGPGKVSPRETAIWLAKSFKENTAHQEDQYQ, from the exons ATGGCGCTCGATTATTTGCATACTAATCACGTCCTTCACCGCGATGTTAAG TGCTCAAATATCTTTCTTACAAAAGATCAAGATATTCGCCTTG GTGATTTTGGACTGGCCAAGATGCTGACTTCTGATGATCTTGCTTCTTCT GTCGTTGGGACCCCAAGTCATATGTGCCCCGAGCTTCTTGCTGATATACCTTATGGTTCAAAGTCAGACATATGGTCTATGG GATGTTGTATATATGAGATGGCTGCCCACAAGCCTGCATTCAAAGCATTT GACATGCAAGCACTGATCAACAAGATAAACAAGTCAATTGTGGCACCCCTGCCAGCCAAATTTAGTGGAGCACT TCGAGGTCTCATCAAAAGTATGCTGCGGAAAAACCCAGAACTTCGGCCAAGT GCTTCTGAACTTCTCAGACACCAACACCTTCAACCTTATGTGCTCAAGATTCATCTCAAGATTAATACCCCTAGGCGCAATAGCTTACCAAACTACTGGCCCGAAACCGACTATGTAAAGAAAACCAGATTCGCAGTGTCAGAAATTCCACGAGCCATGCACAGAGATAAGAGGCTGTCTTACAGCAATGACAGGACACTGAATCCTAGCATATCATTACATGAAGATGAGTCTCCTGTTTATCGTCGTCGGATTCAAAACACTCCTAGATATAACAGACAAGGAGTTTCTGCGCTATCCAGTGGAAATGAGCATGGAGAGACAGTAATTAGCAAGGCATTTACTACAAAAGCTTCGGTTGTCACTAGGAGTCCAGGATATCCTCAAAAGAAAGCTTCTGGTCCTCCTAAAAGAGCAGATATGACAAAAAAAACTGAACCG CTACCAGTTTCAAGAACTACGACGAAAAAATCAGCTGTTTCAAATCGTAGAGCATCTTTGCCATTGacaagaaatacagttcaagaATCTCCATGCAGGGCCAATACTGATATCTTTGATAGTTTTGTTTCTCCAAATGTCTCTGTCAACGCTCCTCGTATTGACAAAATGATTGAACTTCCTTTAGCATCAAATGAAGACTCCTACATTCGACGTCGTAGAACATCGTTGACCTCAGCACAAGGCTCCACTACCTCTCCGCAAGGTGATCATTTGACCATGAAGGATAAATGTATTGTTTCTGATGAAACATCTGCCAGACTTAGTGTGGCAGATGCTTTGCACGGTAGTGAATGTTCTGATCAAGATGCCACAGCAGGAGCGTCAAGCAAAACATCCTCAGACCAAAGGCAACATCGTTTTGACACCTCTTCTCACCAGCAGCGTGCTGAAGCGTTGGAGGGATTGCTTGAATTCAGTGCAAGATTGTTAAACGAGGCACGCTTTGATGAACTTGGAGTGTTGTTGAAGCCATTTGGTCCTGGCAAGGTTTCCCCTAGAGAAACTGCTATTTGGTTGGCCAAGAGCTTCAAGGAGAATACAGCTCATCAGGAAGATCAATACCAGTGA
- the LOC141665506 gene encoding uncharacterized protein LOC141665506, with the protein MVTSSRYVMLLLAFLAVSVAANLSPSLSPTLDEICNEVSCGKGTCETARGSLFGFKCKCENSAAPPTPSIPTNISVFDPCYWTYCGEGTCKKNLTYGQNCECKPGYSNLLNITAFPCFSECALGSDCERLGINVSRSTSSSDDNNQATSFLPSISHWIAIVLISVLLALRN; encoded by the exons ATGGTTACTTCTTCCAGATATGTTATGCTACTTCTGGCTTTTCTAGCTGTATCTGTTGCAGCAAACTTATCTCCTAGTCTCTCTCCAACCTTGG ATGAAATATGCAATGAGGTGAGCTGCGGGAAAGGAACATGTGAGACAGCACGAGGTTCTCTGTTCGGCTTTAAATGCAAATGTGAAAAT TCAGCTGCTCCTCCAACTCCATCCATTCCAACCAACATATCAGTGTTCGATC CTTGCTACTGGACCTATTGTGGTGAAGGTACATGCAAAAAGAACTTGACATATGGACAAAATTGTGAATGCAAGCCGGGATACTCTAATCTTCTAAACATTACAGCCTTCCCCTGCTTCAGTGAAT GTGCCCTTGGATCAGACTGTGAAAGGCTAGGCATTAATGTTTCAAGATCAACATCATCTTCAGATGATAATAATCAAG CAACTTCTTTTCTACCAAGTATTTCCCACTGGATAGCAATAGTACTCATCTCTGTTTTATTGGCTTTGCGAAATTAG
- the LOC141668658 gene encoding protein IQ-domain 26-like, which translates to MGKASKWLKNLLAGKKEDKDNKKDASLSSEDFVLPTASIPQTPNQKTRWSFGKSMAIKDNNNQKNCRSFDAISSKTLVPRDLLECWNQQNQGAKNAVTCFVEAKYGNEQKVTTGIPVPDNEGRQTVVPAPFAVAGQFRALGDAAATKIQAFFHGHLARTALKALRGLVKIQALVRGYLVRKQTSEMLRCMNALMSIQVRARFQRTRLTEEPHITVKRKSSHREPTHDQLRREALERLNLSKTTGSWRGNQDLTSHQPMKTREHEFRTYYSGKTSVSNQEHQFREHPNQSPLMDTSTQYGESSYGTPSRVPQQNYSVANFNHIKAPESPSVDYLNTTSHNSKYVHNYMANTQSSTAKLRSHSEPKQRPFRQKTKRSPSFGGIDSTPDNKKQNQSPNRKINQQPWLIKIYSAAKSSKDLRCESNSIGGS; encoded by the exons ATGGGGAAGGCAAGCAAATGGCTTAAAAACCTGTTGGCTGGGAAAAAGGAGGATAAAGATAACAAAAAAGATGCTTCTTTATCCTCAGAGGACTTTGTGCTTCCGACAGCAAGTATTCCTCAAACTCCAAATCAGAAGACAAGGTGGAGCTTTGGAAAATCAATGGCAATCAAAGATAATAACAATCAAAAGAATTGCAGATCTTTTGATGCCATATCCAGTAAGACGTTAGTGCCACGAGACTTATTGGAATGTTGGAATCAGCAAAACCAAGGTGCAAAAAATGCAGTGACATGTTTCGTAGAAGCTAAGTATGGGAATGAGCAGAAAGTTACCACAGGCATTCCTGTGCCAGACAATGAAGGTAGGCAGACAGTAGTTCCAGCCCCATTTGCAGTGGCTGGACAGTTTAGAGCTCTTGGAGATGCTGCTGCCACCAAAATCCAGGCCTTCTTTCATGGTCACctg GCAAGGACAGCATTGAAAGCTTTGAGGGGGCTGGTGAAAATTCAAGCACTAGTAAGAGGTTATTTAGTGAGAAAACAAACAAGTGAGATGCTAAGGTGCATGAATGCATTAATGTCAATTCAAGTTAGGGCACGATTTCAGAGAACTCGGTTGACTGAGGAACCACACATAACCGTGAAAAGAAAATCATCTCACAGAGAACCAACACATGACCAGCTAAGAAGAGAAGCATTG GAACGTTTGAATCTTAGTAAAACAACGGGATCCTGGAGGGGGAATCAGGACCTTACAAGTCATCAGCCAATGAAAACCAGAGAGCATGAGTTCCGGACATATTATTCAGGAAAAACTTCAGTTTCAAATCAAGAACATCAATTTCGTGAACACCCAAATCAATCACCACTCATGGATACATCTACACAGTACGGGGAATCTTCATATGGAACACCTAGTAGAGTACCTCAGCAAAACTATAGTGTGGCTAATTTCAACCACATAAAAGCACCAGAGTCACCATCAGTAGATTACTTAAATACCACATCTCACAACTCTAAATATGTACATAATTACATGGCAAACACACAATCCTCTACGGCGAAGCTCAGGTCACATAGTGAACCCAAGCAGCGGCCTTTCAGGCAAAAGACTAAGCGATCACCGTCATTTGGAGGTATAGATTCAACACCAGATAACAAGAAACAAAATCAATCCCCGAACAGGAAAATTAACCAACAACCTTGGTTGATTAAAATTTACAGTGCTGCAAAGTCTAGCAAGGATCTCAGATGTGAATCCAACAGCATAGGAGGGAGCTAG
- the LOC141667280 gene encoding perakine reductase-like: MDEPKVEMPRVKLGTQGLEVSKLGFGCMGISGQYNDPLSDEAGIQLIQECFNKGITFLDTADVYGGGHANEKLVGKALKLLPREKIQLATKFGFFKFDSNGITVKGSPEYVRSCCEASLKCLDLEYIDLYYIHRIDTTVPIEETMGELKKLVEEGKIKYVGLSEANPDTIRRAHAVHPITALQMEYSLWTRDIEEEIIPLCRELGIGIVPYSPLGRGFLAGKAVRESLPASSLLVNHPRFTGDNLQQNKTIYTRLEVLAQKHLCTPAQLALAWVLHQGDDVVPIPGTTKIKNLDNNAGSLRIRLTVDDLKEISDAVPIDEVLGSRASDNLLKISWKFANTPPPKNSN; encoded by the exons ATGGATGAGCCCAAAGTTGAAATGCCGAGAGTCAAACTTGGTACTCAAGGCCTTGAG GTCTCCAAATTGGGGTTTGGTTGTATGGGCATTTCTGGACAATACAATGATCCACTTTCCGATGAAGCTGGTATTCAACTAATTCAAGAATGCTTTAACAAAGGCATCACCTTTCTTGATACAGCTGATGTTTATGGTGGTGGTCATGCTAATGAGAAATTGGTCGGAAAG GCATTAAAGCTGCTGCCTCGAGAAAAGATTCAGTTGGCCACAAAATTTGgtttttttaaatttgattccAATGGGATTACTGTGAAAGGTTCTCCGGAATACGTTCGCTCTTGTTGTGAGGCTAGCCTTAAGTGCCTTGATTTGGAATACATTGATCTCTACTATATACATCGAATTGATACAACTGTGCCTATCGAAGAAACT ATGGGGGAACTTAAGAAGTTGGTTGAAGAGGGTAAAATAAAGTATGTTGGCCTATCTGAAGCTAATCCAGACACAATTAGGAGGGCACATGCAGTTCATCCCATTACTGCTCTGCAAATGGAATATTCCCTTTGGACTCGTGACATAGAAGAAGAAATTATCCCGCTTTGCAG GGAACTTGGGATTGGGATAGTTCCTTACAGTCCACTTGGACGTGGATTTCTTGCTGGTAAGGCAGTCAGGGAAAGTTTGCCCGCCAGTAGTTTATTG GTTAATCATCCCAGATTTACAGGAGATAATTTACAGCAGAATAAGACTATTTATACTCGATTAGAAGTACTGGCTCAAAAGCATTTATGCACACCTGCCCAACTTGCACTTGCCTGGGTTCTCCATCAAGGGGATGATGTAGTTCCTATTCCTG GAACGACCAAGATTAAGAATCTTGACAACAATGCCGGTTCCTTGAGGATCAGACTCACGGTAGATGATCTGAAAGAGATTTCTGATGCAGTCCCTATAGACGAGGTCTTGGGGTCTAGAGCTAGTGATAACCTCCTTAAAATCTCGTGGAAGTTCGCAAATACACCACCGCCAAAAAATAGCAATTAG